CCAGTCCCAGTGGCTCAGGTGAGGGGGGTGGTCAGTGCAGCCTCATCATGGCACCCAAGCCCAGAGGCCATTGGCTGAGCTGGACTCTTGTCTTTTCCCCTCAGCTGGAGAGAAAGGCCAAGGGGACTGCAGCTGTGAGACCCCTCAGCCTGCCCAGGGACAAGGTCCGGGTGAAGCCAGGAAAGGCGTGCAGTGTGGCTGGCTGGGGGCAGGTGGCCGTGGGCACTCCAACCACCACCCTGCAGGAGGCAGAGCTGACGGTGCAGGAGGATCCAGTGTGCAAATCCCTCTTCCCAGGTTATTACAGCCAGGCCACCCAGATTTGCGTGGGGGACCCGAGGAAGGTGAAGACTGCCTTCAAGGTCAGGTTCCTCGCATCTAAGCACACAGGCCCTGGGGAGAGGATCTTGGGGAGGTTTGGGTAGGGGAGAGGCCATAACCTCATCCTCAGCCTGAGAGCTTGGGCAGCCAGGTCCACTAAACTAAAATTTAATTCTCTCCCCTGAGTGGATCAGGGTTGGGGGTGAGGAAGGATCAGTCATCCCGTAGCTGTGTTATCACCAGAGTTTCTATGAGGACAGACAGAAAGGTAGACCTGAGTCGAGCTGCAAAGAACAGTCATAGCCAGGCTGGACCCCAGCAGCGAGGGAGGTGACCAGGCCTCCTCTGGCCCAGATCTTCCTCACAGCCCCTGACAGAGaccacccagcctgtggtggCAGGGAAGATAGGACCGGAAGGAGGCCCACTCAGCCCTTCCTTTCTCTACCCACAGGGTGACTCCGGCGGGCCCCTCGTGTGCAAAAACGTGGTCCAGGGTATTTTCTCCTATGGAAAAGCAAATGGGACATCTCCAGGAGTCTTCACCAAGGTCTCATACTTCCTGCCCTGGATAAAGAGAACAATGAAGCGCCTCGAACGGCAGCTTGAGACTGACCTTCTTCTCTGCTGACCATCATTCTGGGGCAGCGGCAAGAATCCCATAGGGGTTAGCAGTGGGATCACAGGGCCACAATAAATGGATCTCTAGAGTGATTACGACTGAATTCCTATTTATTCATTGAACCGCCTCAATAGGCAAGCACACTGCTCCAGGATGCCCTCTGCTGTCAGTTCTGGGTTTTGCTTCCCCCTTTCTCCCCAGCCCTCAGTCCTCCCTAAATCCCATGCTGTCTGTGTAGAGTCGCATTGATTTCTCAATCATGCCTCTTTGGTGCCTTCTGCCAGGTCTGAGTCTAAAGTGAGGTCCATTAAAAACGACAGTCTTCTCTCCCTCAAAATGGTCCTCTCTGGGTCTTAGAAATTTCTTACCTTCTCTAAGCCAACCACTGTCTCCAACCCTTCTTCAGTTTGGCAGAGCAAAGAACAGGTCAGAGGAAGGAGAATAACTCTAGGGACCTAGGAGGTCAGGGGGTCATGCCATGGACACTCAGTTTCCTGTTTCCAGGGCCTCTCTCTCCAGTGAGGGCAGGCTTCTCCCACAACCAGGACCGTCTAGAGCTTAGGAGGCTGAGAGGTTCCCATGATGGCCCGCAGCCTCACTGGGGTCCCATCTCCCCACTCTGCCCTGGGCTCCACACGGGATTCAGTCAACCTTGCTCCCTGTCTACTGTCCCACACCAGCCCCTGTTTTCTATCTGAGTGCCCTGGCCACCAGCTCCTTTCCCTTCCAGCTCATGCTGCTTTGAGCCAGCCTCCCTCTCATCTCCCTAACAGAGTTCCCAGGGCCCCATGTGAATTCTCCTCCTTTGACTGTCCCCTCCAAACCTGACTTGCCAGCCAGTACCTTCTGCTTAGCAGAGGAGCCAGTACCCATCTCCCACCTGAGTGGGGCCAGCTCAGGCCCTGGATCCAACCCAGCATCCCCCAGGGGCTCAGCCACCTCCAAGGCCTGTGTAGTCACTCAGCAGCCTAAGCCCTTTTCAGCCTGGCCTGGCCTTGGACCCCTGACTCTCCCTGCTGACAACCAGTTTATGGCAGCCTTGTGAGCCAGAGGGACCCAGGGCTGCTGGGTGGGAAAGTACCACTTTGCCCTCCATCAGTAGATCAAATGTTGACCTCTCTCTGTACCAGCACATAACAGGCTCTGTCTCCACCATTGGGAAACTTGCAGTGATGAGAAATTTCCTCTAAATTCTGCTGGTTCCTCTCCTTCCACTAGGAAGTTCAGTTTGACACAGATGGACTTGTATTTGGAATCTGGAAGAAATCTTgtgttgaaaataattaaattctcTGTATTTTAGCTGGATTTCACATTAGAGTTTCACAGGCATGATCTTGTTTGATTCCACAAGGGCAATGTGAAATTGGAAGAGGCTTGGTGACCCACAGGTCCTGGGGTTTCCAATCTGTGCTCTGTGGAGTCCATgtccagaggggagggagggaagaaggagagaggcagCCAGAACAGCCTGATCTTTAGTTATATTACACGTGGAGGCATGAACCTCAGTCCACAAATCCACGAAATGCCACACTTAAAGGGTAACACAGTTCACTGTGACCCAGATATCCTGTATCCTTCAAACAGCACCACTAGTGCATTTGGATGTAACAGAACACAACAAATTCACCATAACTGGACAAACACTGAATAAAGTGAGATCAACATCGTAAATAGAAGGAatttcactaaaaagaaaaacaaatcgcATGAATATGAAAAGCAAAACTCAGCACATTGAAAACTAGggtgaaaagcaaataaaaacttaGTTTTTACACAAGACAGTCCCTACATCCATCTGCCAAGTCTTCCCTGGAGCCAGCAGAGCATAGGTGACAAAAGAGCTGAATACATGCATGGAGGTGAGCGAGCGAACAGTAAGATGTGCGTGAGACAAGGGACAACTTCAGGTCACGGCAGTAAATGATGACACTCTTAGGAGAAGCCGTCATACAAAAGGAATGTAGAAAGCCCAGAAAGTCAGCCATGAAGAGCTCCATGGAACCCCAGGGTGTAAACCAGAGCCAGCGGCAGATCCACCACCACAGGCAAGGGTGTGTGGCTTTGAGGGACAGTGCCTGATGGGTCACTCTTCCCCCTTACACCTGACAGAAGCCCTTGACATAGTACGAGATACATTAGGAAGAAAAACTATTACCTTATGATGACTGTAGCATCATGAACCCGGGACTGCCCTTAATGGTATGTGTTTCCTTAAAATGAtatctaaatatatttacattatttctctctttgatctagtgatttttatttctagGACTTTAACCTACATAAGATctaaagagtgtgtgtgtgtgtgtgtgtgtgtgtgtgtgtgtgtgtgtgtgtgtgtttagggggGTTATTCATATTGATGTTCATCACACCATTATTTAATCATAGATCTCAAATTAGAATCAGtattaatgtccaaaatagggAGATGGTAAAATATGGCACATTCACGTTACATATTATGTAGCCATTACCATCTACATTATCCACCGCTCTAGAAAACTGggctaagaaaacaaaagaacaaaaactaaaCTGAGAAAACGAAAGTAAACTAGGCTAAGAACATTAACAGGCAAATcataaaaaaactgaataaacaCTTGGGGACAAGTGAAAGGTCACTAATTAatcaatgcaaattaaaatatcaataattttcttatataattGAGAAGGATcaacaaaaatgataataatgagaTGCAGAATGGACATTGAGAAAATGCGCTATCACACCTTGTAcacaaatatctttaaaaaaaaaggaaaaaaggtgcCTGATGTAACCATCAACCACACCGAGAAAAGTGGAGAAGGTAATGCCTAAAAAAGCTACACAAGTCAAATCTTAGAAAAACTAATTAATCCAACACTAACTGGGGTTTTACTTTTTAGAAGTTTCATAGCTTTGAACACTATGGCAACTTTAAAGTCATGATATAGAATTACAATTGCCccatgaaagaatgttcattaGATTTAAGTCAAAGGCAGGTTAAGAGCAGCATGTACTGCAGTCAATTTTTGTTATACATACATTTTCCTTTTaggcctttctttcttcctgcacaTCCACTTATCTAATTTTTCGACAACATTTATGTATGATTTAGATAACTTAAATGCCTGTTTATTAAATATGAAGAGATTCTAAAATGATCTTCACtaatagattttttaataaaatgaggaaaatgtttgttgaatgaactatAGGATTCAAAACTGCGAGTATTGTAATcacatctataaaaaatacacatgtaaAAAATCTGGATGGATACATCCATTAACAGTGGTCAGTTGGATGGTGAGATTAAGgctgacatttttcttctttctgtttttaatttattcactatttaaaatttatcattagtaaaacaattttatttttaaaaacattccatGTTAGAAAAATGCTGGCTTAAGTAAGTTGGCACTTGTTAGTTACGATAACCCTGACAATTCTAACAGATAAACTTTAGCATTTCGTGGCTAGAACAATAGAAGTCTATTTCTTGCTCAGGTACAGTCCAAAGTGAGTATTCCTGCTGAGCAGTGCCCCCTTCCACTCTCAAGTGTCCCAGTTGGGTAATAAATTACATGGTCAGCCCAAGATTATGAGACACAGTCTCAGTTCCCTAAAGATGCTTCCAAGTTCCCTGTATTCATCTGTGTCAAATcctggaaagggaagaaactagaTGGTCAGGCATGAGAGTTTACAGCCCAGCTCTGGAAGAGGCTCACAGCATTTCATTCACATCCCATTTCCTGCGACAGTGACAGAGTCACACCTACCCTCAAGGTAGACTGGACAGTGGTGTTCACCTACGCcccctggaagaaaagaaaattggttTTGCTAAGCTGCCAGATCTTCTCTACCACGGTGCTTACTACTGTTTGCTGTTTAAAAGGATCATGGgccctaaaatttttttctgcttatttttttatagaaaaatcagatttaattaaattttcatttatttgtttttgcttttagatttttttatgtctttttattgaagtatagttgatttatattattatatttgttttaggtatatagcatagtgattcagtactttacaaattatactccattaaaagttattacaagataatggctataattccctgttctgtacagtatatccttgttgcttatctattttatacacaatagtttgtacctctgaatCACATACCCCTAAATGCCACTCCgagcttccctctctcctttggtaaccactagtttgttttctatatctgtgagtgtgtttccACTTTCCATATACAtacatttgtactattttttagattccacatataaatatcaTATCGTATTTGtcttctaacttatttcactaatcataatattctctaggtccatccacactgctgcaaatggcagaatttcattgtttttaatggccaaataatattccactgtatatgtataccatatcttctttatccatttgtttaattggcacttgggttgcttctgtatcttggctattgtaaatagtgctattatgaacactggggtgcatgtattttttcaattagtgtttttgtttatttttctggatatatacccaggaatggaatcactggatcatatggaagttctatttttagatttttgaggaaagtccatactgttttccatagtggctgcaccagcttacattcccaccagcagttgtaggagggtccccttttctccacatcctctccaacatttgttatttgtgttctttttgttgatagccattctgacaggtatgaggttatatctcattgttgttttgatttgtatgttgagcatcttttcatgtgccagttagtcatttgtatgtcttctttggaaaaaaatgtctattcaggtcttctgcccattaattgattgggttgtttgttttttgatattgagttgtatgagctgtttatatattttagatattaaccctatgtcagtcatatcatttgcaaatattttcttccatcctgtaggttgccttttctttggtttcttttgtttcctttgctatgcaaaagcttttacatttaattaggtaccatttgtttatttttgtttctatttcttttgccttaggagataaatccaaaaaaatattgttacaaTAGGCAGTGTTCTggctatgttctcttctaggagttttatggtttcaggtcttacatttaggtctttaaaccattttgagtttatttttgtttatggtgtgaggAAGTGTCTAATctaattgttttacatgtagctgtccagttttcccagcaccacttgttgaagagattgtctttctccattgtagacttttgtctcttttgttgtagattaatgggccataggtgcatgagtttatttcctAGGTTAAATGGACTGTAGGTGCATGGGCTGTATATTCTAC
The genomic region above belongs to Phocoena phocoena chromosome 2, mPhoPho1.1, whole genome shotgun sequence and contains:
- the GZMH gene encoding granzyme H; translation: MQPLLLLMAFLLPTGLGLPFLSEEIIGGHEAKPHSRPYMVFVQFLDKESWKRCGGVLVQKDFVLTAAHCRGSLINVTLGAHDVKKQERTQQMIPVRRAVPHPDYDPKNYSNDIMLLQLERKAKGTAAVRPLSLPRDKVRVKPGKACSVAGWGQVAVGTPTTTLQEAELTVQEDPVCKSLFPGYYSQATQICVGDPRKVKTAFKGDSGGPLVCKNVVQGIFSYGKANGTSPGVFTKVSYFLPWIKRTMKRLERQLETDLLLC